A region from the Candidatus Eisenbacteria bacterium genome encodes:
- a CDS encoding CTP synthase, protein MAKIVVVTGGVVSSLGKGIAAASLGLLLKARGFRVTIQKLDPYLNIDPGTMSPFQHGEVFVTDDGAETDLDLGHYERFTNASVTRSHNVTAGQIYDSILSRERRGDYLGRTVQVIPHVTDEIKKRIHSLSLTTGADVHIVEIGGTVGDIESLPFLEAVRQLKLEHRRDVLFVHVTLVPFIKAAGEVKTKPTQHSVKELREIGIQADVLLCRSELDLDSEVREKIALFCNVPTEAVIAAKDVKSIYEVPGVFHAGGLDSLVVDRLGLPDGNAQPPDLAAWHDFVARVTHPEKSCEIAVVGKYTHVRDAYKSIIESFIHAGAANRARVHLRWVESTDVEKDGAAARLADVDGVLVPGGFGERGIQGKIEAVRFAREKSIPYFGICLGMQVATIEFARHVVGWADANSSEFDPSSEHKVIDLLADQAGVTDKGGTMRLGSYRCSLRDGSLAARAYGRSEIEERHRHRYEFNNRYTAQLQSRGLVLSGKCVGRELVEIVELPDHPWFLAVQFHPELKSRPFDPHPLFTDFVRASLERRRARLGDDSYRPSLEPSDESEATGAHPR, encoded by the coding sequence ATGGCCAAGATCGTCGTCGTCACGGGAGGCGTGGTCTCGTCGCTCGGCAAGGGCATCGCCGCGGCGTCGCTGGGGCTGCTGCTCAAGGCGCGCGGCTTCCGGGTCACCATCCAGAAGCTCGACCCGTACCTGAACATCGATCCGGGCACGATGAGCCCCTTCCAGCACGGCGAGGTGTTCGTCACCGACGACGGCGCCGAGACCGACCTGGACCTCGGGCACTACGAGCGGTTCACGAACGCGTCGGTGACGCGCAGCCACAACGTCACCGCCGGGCAGATCTACGACTCGATCCTCTCGCGCGAGCGCCGCGGCGACTACCTGGGGCGCACCGTGCAGGTCATCCCGCATGTCACCGACGAGATCAAGAAGCGCATTCACTCGCTGTCGCTGACCACCGGGGCCGACGTCCACATCGTCGAGATCGGCGGCACGGTGGGCGACATCGAGTCGCTGCCGTTCCTCGAGGCGGTGCGGCAGCTCAAACTCGAGCATCGTCGCGACGTGCTGTTCGTGCACGTGACGCTCGTGCCGTTCATCAAGGCGGCGGGCGAGGTGAAGACCAAGCCCACGCAGCACTCGGTGAAGGAGCTGCGCGAGATCGGCATCCAGGCCGACGTGCTGCTGTGCCGCAGCGAACTCGACCTGGACTCGGAGGTGCGCGAGAAGATCGCGCTCTTCTGCAACGTCCCGACCGAGGCCGTGATCGCGGCGAAGGACGTGAAGAGCATCTACGAAGTGCCCGGGGTCTTCCATGCGGGCGGGCTGGACTCGCTGGTGGTGGATCGCCTCGGCCTTCCGGACGGAAACGCGCAGCCGCCCGATCTTGCGGCCTGGCACGACTTCGTCGCGCGCGTCACGCACCCCGAGAAGTCGTGCGAGATCGCCGTCGTCGGCAAGTACACCCACGTCCGCGACGCCTACAAGAGCATCATCGAATCGTTCATCCACGCCGGCGCCGCGAACCGGGCGCGCGTCCACCTGCGCTGGGTCGAGAGCACCGACGTCGAGAAGGACGGCGCGGCGGCGCGGCTCGCGGACGTGGACGGCGTCCTCGTGCCAGGCGGCTTCGGCGAGCGCGGCATCCAGGGCAAGATCGAGGCGGTCCGCTTCGCGCGCGAGAAGAGCATTCCCTATTTCGGGATCTGCCTGGGCATGCAGGTGGCGACGATCGAGTTCGCCCGGCACGTCGTCGGCTGGGCAGACGCGAACTCGAGCGAGTTCGACCCCTCGAGCGAACACAAGGTGATCGACCTGCTCGCCGACCAGGCGGGCGTGACCGACAAGGGCGGGACGATGCGCCTGGGTTCGTACCGCTGCTCGCTGCGCGACGGCAGCCTCGCGGCGCGCGCCTACGGCCGGTCCGAGATCGAGGAGCGTCATCGCCACCGCTACGAATTCAACAACCGTTACACGGCGCAGCTGCAGTCGCGCGGGCTGGTGCTGTCGGGCAAGTGCGTCGGGCGCGAACTGGTCGAGATCGTCGAGCTGCCCGACCACCCGTGGTTCCTCGCGGTGCAGTTCCACCCCGAACTGAAGAGCCGGCCGTTCGATCCGCACCCGCTGTTCACCGACTTCGTACGCGCCTCGCTCGAGCGCCGCCGCGCCCGGCTGGGCGACGATTCCTACCGGCCCTCCCTCGAGCCGAGCGACGAGAGCGAGGCCACCGGGGCCCACCCGAGGTGA
- the kdsB gene encoding 3-deoxy-manno-octulosonate cytidylyltransferase: MLTGKTHNRRAVLGVIPARYGASRFPGKPLAPLWGRPMIQHVWERARAARGIDELVIATDDDRIERVARAFGAAVERTSPDCASGTDRAAEVARRRPDADVVLNIQGDEPELETEAVTRLVAAMRADDSVRMGTIAHREPDLVAMANENVVKVVLDDAGFALYFSRADLASASKGGPALRHAGVYAFRRELLLEFASWPPGKLELAERLEQLRAVERGVRIRVVLGERPFAGVDTPEQLAALEARGAPAT, from the coding sequence GTGCTCACGGGAAAGACCCACAACCGCCGCGCCGTTCTGGGCGTGATACCCGCCCGGTACGGCGCGTCCCGTTTTCCGGGCAAGCCGCTCGCTCCTCTCTGGGGCCGGCCGATGATCCAGCACGTCTGGGAACGCGCCCGCGCGGCGCGCGGCATCGACGAGCTGGTGATCGCGACCGACGACGACCGCATCGAGCGCGTGGCCCGCGCCTTCGGCGCAGCCGTCGAGCGCACCTCGCCCGACTGCGCGAGCGGCACCGACCGCGCGGCCGAGGTGGCGCGCCGTCGCCCGGACGCCGACGTGGTGCTCAATATCCAGGGCGACGAGCCCGAGCTCGAGACCGAGGCGGTCACTCGGCTCGTCGCGGCCATGCGCGCCGACGACTCGGTCCGCATGGGCACGATCGCGCACCGCGAACCGGACCTGGTCGCGATGGCGAACGAGAACGTGGTCAAGGTGGTCCTGGACGACGCGGGCTTCGCGCTCTACTTCTCGCGCGCCGACCTCGCCAGCGCTTCGAAGGGCGGGCCCGCGCTCCGCCACGCGGGCGTGTACGCGTTCCGGCGCGAGCTGCTGCTGGAGTTCGCGTCGTGGCCGCCGGGCAAGCTCGAGCTGGCCGAGCGTCTCGAGCAGTTGCGCGCGGTGGAGCGCGGCGTGCGCATCCGGGTGGTGCTGGGGGAGCGGCCGTTCGCGGGAGTGGACACGCCGGAGCAACTGGCCGCGCTCGAAGCGCGCGGAGCTCCGGCGACATGA